Proteins from a genomic interval of Rhodococcoides fascians A25f:
- a CDS encoding ABC transporter substrate-binding protein, which yields MTSSSILDRPAAGDGVLTDDLSRRHFGAAAGLSIAALFGAGCSSPNDDSGDNTQNFTRTIETPMGPVEIPATPKRVVSLDAYVGLQTLDELGAPVVATGTLGGGLRTLVSIASQELVSIGVTALGDMQLEAIALAAPDLIVGRQPIGEEYYSELTSIAPTVLIPFGYWRDQYIDVADSVGLGLQATQNFTGLDDRIAALRSDIEQTWPNGLRLSVVRVSDTSGDVRSYNTLTASTTFLYADILSGAGVTPTANTVPGADPSKVNTAVSAENLPLIDGDVIIYYVGAGGQADAGTAVEQALVSSPLWSSLSAVKANQAYKVDSAPWFDGYNLTGANAVIDDLRRILL from the coding sequence ATGACCTCTTCGAGCATCCTCGACCGCCCCGCCGCCGGCGACGGTGTTCTCACCGATGATCTCTCACGCCGCCACTTCGGTGCCGCCGCTGGTTTGTCCATCGCCGCCCTCTTCGGTGCTGGATGCTCCTCCCCGAACGACGACTCCGGCGACAACACACAAAACTTCACTCGCACAATCGAAACGCCAATGGGTCCAGTGGAAATCCCGGCTACCCCGAAGCGAGTGGTAAGCCTGGACGCATACGTCGGATTGCAGACACTCGACGAACTCGGAGCCCCGGTCGTCGCGACAGGAACACTGGGCGGTGGCCTGCGCACACTCGTCAGCATCGCATCGCAGGAGCTAGTTTCCATCGGCGTCACCGCACTCGGCGACATGCAATTGGAAGCGATCGCACTGGCTGCACCGGACCTGATCGTCGGCCGCCAGCCGATCGGCGAGGAATACTACAGCGAACTGACCAGCATCGCCCCCACCGTGCTCATCCCTTTCGGCTATTGGCGAGACCAATACATCGATGTCGCCGACTCCGTCGGTCTCGGTCTGCAGGCCACGCAGAACTTCACCGGCCTCGACGACCGCATCGCCGCCCTCCGATCCGACATCGAGCAGACCTGGCCAAACGGACTCCGCCTATCGGTAGTGCGGGTGTCGGACACATCGGGCGACGTCCGCTCGTACAACACCCTTACCGCGTCGACGACATTCCTGTACGCCGACATTCTCTCCGGGGCAGGGGTCACCCCGACAGCCAACACCGTGCCCGGAGCCGACCCCAGCAAAGTCAACACCGCAGTCAGTGCAGAGAATCTTCCGCTCATCGACGGTGACGTCATCATCTACTACGTCGGCGCCGGTGGCCAAGCAGATGCAGGCACCGCAGTCGAACAGGCGCTCGTCTCGAGCCCATTATGGTCGAGCTTGTCTGCCGTAAAAGCCAACCAGGCATACAAAGTCGACTCGGCACCCTGGTTCGACGGCTACAACCTGACCGGTGCCAACGCCGTCATCGACGATCTCCGACGAATCCTCCTATGA
- a CDS encoding putative quinol monooxygenase, with product MDIVRIHMIIVAGYLTVNPTDRQHFLDDCAEVVRLARAAPGCIDFALGADLVEPARINVYERWTTEQQMHDFRGSGPDPEQTAAIIAADVREFTVLDA from the coding sequence GTGGACATTGTCCGTATCCACATGATCATCGTTGCCGGATACCTCACCGTGAACCCGACCGACCGCCAGCACTTTCTCGACGACTGCGCCGAGGTGGTCCGCCTCGCTCGCGCCGCCCCCGGGTGCATCGACTTCGCACTCGGGGCGGACCTCGTCGAACCAGCTCGAATCAACGTGTACGAACGCTGGACGACCGAGCAGCAGATGCACGACTTTCGCGGATCCGGTCCGGACCCCGAGCAGACCGCCGCGATCATCGCCGCCGACGTTCGCGAGTTCACGGTACTCGACGCATAG
- a CDS encoding TetR/AcrR family transcriptional regulator, producing the protein MSSPHREPVSRRERNKQDKLARITAAASELFLERGVDEVTTQQIAEKADIGTGTLFLYAKTKGELLLLVQNSTYGEALERGRAAVPAIEDTLDAVMAIVRPVVECNRKQVDNGRTYLREIVFGDPEEPHHAVALGLIAETEGEIASILTRGGTVDPQRAALTAHVVSAIMFVAMAATINVDKSIEDVVAEIEAQVAVLLT; encoded by the coding sequence ATGTCCAGTCCCCACCGCGAGCCCGTGAGCCGACGAGAGCGAAACAAGCAGGACAAGCTCGCCCGCATCACGGCGGCGGCGAGCGAACTGTTTCTCGAGCGCGGGGTCGACGAGGTGACCACGCAGCAGATCGCCGAGAAGGCGGACATCGGAACCGGGACGTTGTTCCTGTATGCGAAGACGAAGGGCGAACTACTGCTGCTCGTGCAGAACTCGACCTACGGTGAAGCTCTCGAGCGAGGCCGGGCGGCGGTGCCAGCCATCGAGGACACGCTCGATGCTGTGATGGCTATCGTGCGGCCCGTCGTCGAGTGCAATCGGAAGCAGGTCGACAACGGGCGAACATATTTGCGCGAGATCGTGTTCGGTGATCCGGAGGAGCCGCATCACGCTGTCGCTCTGGGGCTGATCGCGGAGACGGAGGGCGAGATAGCCTCGATCCTGACGCGCGGCGGCACCGTCGACCCACAACGGGCGGCTCTGACAGCCCACGTCGTGTCCGCCATCATGTTCGTCGCCATGGCCGCGACGATCAACGTCGACAAGTCGATCGAGGACGTGGTAGCCGAGATCGAGGCCCAGGTCGCTGTGCTCCTGACCTGA
- a CDS encoding NADP-dependent oxidoreductase yields MKAFVLTKYKQPLELRDVAEPTIGEKEVRVRVEAVGLNQLDEKIRLGEFKQILPYSLPRTLGYDVAGTVLKVGAKVRSVAAGDEIYSRVGTDHVGTLAERVAIAETDISLRPTTVTTAEAGSLPLVALTAWQALVENGNVQPGQKVLVHAGSGGVGTIAIQLAKHLGATVATTASASNADFLRDLGADLVIDYRTQDFETQISGYDLVIDSLSGDNLEKSLRVLKPGGKAIGITGPPDPDFARNAGLNPVLRLAITALSRKIRRQARKLGVDYQFMFMHSDGEQLRRIAALVDDGTIRPVVGATYPFEETQEALQSLGRGGVRGKTVVTLPHNQKANDQ; encoded by the coding sequence ATGAAAGCGTTCGTTCTCACCAAGTACAAGCAACCCCTCGAATTGCGCGACGTCGCAGAGCCGACCATCGGCGAGAAGGAAGTCCGCGTCCGCGTCGAGGCCGTCGGACTGAACCAACTCGACGAGAAGATCCGTCTGGGCGAGTTCAAACAGATCCTGCCGTATTCGCTTCCGCGCACACTCGGATACGACGTCGCCGGCACCGTCCTGAAGGTCGGAGCGAAAGTGCGCAGTGTCGCCGCGGGCGACGAGATCTATTCGCGGGTCGGCACCGACCACGTCGGCACGCTGGCCGAACGAGTCGCCATCGCGGAAACGGACATCTCGCTGCGCCCCACGACGGTGACCACCGCCGAAGCCGGCTCACTCCCACTCGTCGCTCTCACCGCCTGGCAGGCTCTCGTCGAGAACGGCAACGTTCAACCAGGCCAGAAAGTCCTCGTCCACGCCGGCTCCGGCGGAGTCGGCACCATCGCGATTCAGCTGGCCAAGCACCTCGGGGCGACCGTTGCCACGACCGCCAGCGCGTCGAACGCCGACTTCCTGCGCGACCTCGGCGCAGACCTCGTGATCGACTACCGCACCCAGGATTTCGAAACCCAGATCTCCGGATACGACCTCGTCATCGACAGTCTCAGCGGTGACAACCTCGAGAAGTCCCTACGCGTCCTGAAGCCCGGCGGCAAGGCCATCGGCATCACCGGCCCTCCCGATCCCGATTTCGCCCGCAACGCCGGCCTCAATCCCGTTCTACGACTGGCCATCACAGCGTTGAGCCGGAAGATCCGCAGACAGGCCCGGAAGCTGGGCGTGGACTACCAATTCATGTTCATGCACTCCGACGGCGAACAGCTCCGCCGTATCGCAGCACTGGTCGACGACGGCACCATCCGCCCCGTCGTCGGAGCCACCTACCCCTTCGAGGAGACGCAGGAGGCCCTGCAGTCACTCGGCCGGGGCGGCGTCCGCGGCAAAACCGTCGTCACCCTCCCCCACAACCAGAAAGCCAACGACCAATGA
- a CDS encoding alpha/beta fold hydrolase yields the protein MSNDNTSIIRSYAHAPVRSVTAGGTTYSYRELGPTGGIPVVFFVHLAANLDNWDPRIVDPIAQDRHVIAFDNTGVGASSGRVPSTIEEAADDAYTFIRALGFDTVDIFSFSLGGMIAQDLTVKHPELVRKLVLTGTGPRGGQHIDKVAGVTYWDILRATLSRSDPKEFLFFNRNATGKRAGKAFVERLKERTHNRDKDVSISAFRTQLSAIKKYGRSAPSDLSKITQPTLIANGDNDRMVPSVLSEDMHRRIAGSELVIYPDSGHGGIFQFHEQFAPRVVEFLNR from the coding sequence ATGAGCAACGACAACACCTCGATCATCAGGTCCTACGCGCACGCTCCTGTCCGTTCGGTCACCGCCGGCGGCACCACCTACTCGTACCGAGAACTCGGACCGACGGGCGGCATCCCCGTCGTGTTCTTCGTCCATCTCGCCGCAAACCTCGACAACTGGGATCCGCGCATCGTCGATCCCATCGCTCAGGATCGACACGTCATAGCCTTCGACAACACCGGCGTCGGTGCATCCTCCGGCAGGGTCCCCAGCACCATCGAGGAGGCCGCCGACGACGCCTACACCTTCATACGTGCACTCGGATTCGACACCGTCGACATCTTCTCCTTCTCACTCGGCGGAATGATCGCCCAGGACCTCACCGTCAAGCACCCCGAACTCGTCCGCAAACTCGTCCTCACCGGAACCGGACCCCGTGGTGGACAGCACATCGACAAGGTCGCCGGCGTCACCTATTGGGACATCCTGCGCGCAACACTGTCCCGTTCGGACCCGAAAGAATTTCTCTTCTTCAACCGCAACGCAACCGGCAAGCGCGCGGGCAAGGCTTTCGTCGAACGCTTGAAAGAGCGCACCCACAACCGCGACAAGGACGTCAGCATCTCGGCGTTTCGCACGCAACTGTCCGCGATCAAGAAATACGGTCGGTCGGCACCGTCCGATCTGTCCAAGATCACCCAACCGACGTTGATTGCCAACGGAGACAACGACCGTATGGTGCCCAGCGTCCTGTCCGAAGACATGCACCGACGCATCGCCGGCAGCGAACTCGTCATCTACCCAGACTCCGGACACGGCGGCATCTTTCAGTTCCACGAGCAGTTCGCACCCCGTGTGGTCGAATTCCTCAATCGCTGA
- a CDS encoding thioesterase family protein, translated as MALRWVRAMIPVSRSREPALVLDSIDATFRVLPGDLDMLMHTTNGRYLSILDAARISYLTRTDLWRWCGIKMTSKPRCT; from the coding sequence ATGGCGCTGCGATGGGTGCGGGCGATGATCCCGGTGTCGCGCTCCCGCGAGCCGGCGCTCGTCTTGGATTCGATCGACGCGACATTTCGGGTTCTGCCGGGCGACCTCGACATGCTGATGCACACGACGAATGGGCGGTACCTGTCGATTCTCGACGCCGCCCGCATCTCGTACCTGACGCGGACGGATCTGTGGCGGTGGTGTGGCATCAAGATGACCAGTAAGCCGCGCTGCACGTAG